A region of the Scatophagus argus isolate fScaArg1 chromosome 14, fScaArg1.pri, whole genome shotgun sequence genome:
ATGCAGCCAGAGTTTCAGTCGTCCGTCTCTACTTCGTCACCACTGATATCATCATGGGCAAAAGGCTTGGAGACGTGGATTAAAATGTTTGGTTCAGAGGAGACAGACTTCACTGACGGCTAGCATGTGGTGTCAAAAATGGCAGAATCCACAGTGAAGtttatatttacagttttaagTATTGTATTTAAACTGTATGTCAATACAGTCGTGAGGGGGGACTCCACCAGGAAAACAACAGATACCTCAGATGGATGCAGCTTTTGggactttttttaatttatttattttttctgtgttataatatttttattatttcattagatttaatttttttaattttatgacttCATGTCTTCAAAAGATACTTCAGTAACAGTCCAGAGACATCACGTTTAAGATGCCTCAGTATGTTCTCTGCTGTTAATCTTTAAAAGGCAACGTTCGCTGCTTTTGACTTGGATGGGGCGGctggaaaaacacaagtgaCCTTAATGGCCACTGCGGTCCAGCGAGTGAGTTGGAGGGGGAGGATTAGGAGAACAGAGGGGGAGTGTTCAGCTCTTTGAAGCAGAGATGCTGAAATAGGCAACAGCAACAGGGAACAATAGGCCTTCgacaaacagcacacaaaggCAGCGGGACAAAACCTGCACAAAAgaaatgctgtgttttcctctctgtctctctggtgGTTTATCACTGTCTTTACCTCTCTCCAACTCTCTTTCCACCTCCACATTTACTCTTCGCTTCAGGCTGCCTCAGTTCACTGTATCCAGGGGTGGCAGACTTTTCAAGGCCAGTTATGATGTTTTGGGATTAAAGGTGCCAGTGGGTGCCCGGGAAACTCATACTTTTTGGCTAACAGAGCGAATTAAACACCTGATGTATACAAGTTCCTCAACAACAGATGAGATTAATACCTTTATTTACACAAATATAACAACAATATTGTCTACTACTTAATATGATTAAACATGTTACTGTCACAGATTATTTAGAATCCACTTATGAAATCATTTTATCGGCAGAAGGCAGCTATGGCTGCCCTGATATTCCTGCAACCTCACATCTCTCAGACAACTGCATTTACAGCATTTTCACCCAAACACGTCATTACAAGTCAGTAATTTAGGATTTTTTAATTCTTGAGGTAAGAAAAATATcacttttgttctctgttgttctcAAGTGAAAAATGTTCTTTGCCTCATGTAAGATTAAAAAGGAGCTGCTGAATATCAGTCCCCATAGCTTTGTTATCAATGCAGAGTGAACTCTGGTGCCCAGGGAGGAATAACAGGGATGTACTTGTCATTTGAAgtttttgtcttgtattttgctttgttcatgcataaacaaagaaatctcAGGCACAACATCACCGTCTCTTCAGTCATTAACTCTTCAGTTTTGGAGCATCTGATTCACTCAGGACTTTTCTGCCATCTATTGTCCAGCAGCGGTGGTGTTTCTAAGAGGAACGCCAGCATGACGcaataaaaccacaaaatagAGAGTGCCTCTTTGTACATTTAGTTCTGTTCAGAGACAGCAAGACAGATTTATTTTGCCAGGATAAAACAAACCACAGTGATCTCTCTATGTCCAAGTAggcaacaaaattaaaacttgAGTAATAAGTAGAAAAAGGAGGGGGGCATATCCAAGGCTAGATTTGCACAATAGATCAGCAAATATGCTGGACACTTTTAACCACATTTTATTAGATATTGTGACAGCATACAAGCACACTGTTACAGCcacatttcaattttaattaaatccaCACCCACTCTGGGGAAGGGTTTTCTGGATATTTCTGCTATCCTATATTCTGAAAAAGTCATGTGACCCACCCTCCATTCATTTGACCCTCCTCTACCTCACTGACCTGTGCACATGCAGATATGAGGTGGGGGTTAAGCTGTATTATCCTGATTGGGTTTCAGTCCTCAAAGATCAACTTTTCTGGAAGTGTTACATAATTTAGAAGCGCAAGTTAAACAAAGCGCAAATCCTCTATTAAGTTTTTAACAGGTCCATTCAGCAGGAAGGAGTCCTGTCTTCTTCTACTGGCAGTCTGTGGATGAACATTTTGTACCTGACAGAAAAATCATTACTGGATTGGCAACACgctcagtctctctttttttcccaactTCTTAACGGCGCCTACGGCTCCTCGCTGTTTCAAACTGTGAACAAATGAAGTGTGACATGACTAACAGCATAAGGCTCACATTTGCTTCTTTAATTCAATCTTTGCTCCTGCTGGTCACATCCAGTCAAAGCTTTTatctctttgctctctttaAGAAAAGTCTGTTTCAGTGCATACTGGGCTTCTTTTAACAGAGCCTCTTTGTGAGAGATGTAACGCTGTCGCCTGTTGGCCCTGTACAGCTCCAGCCTCTTCTCCTCAGCCTGGGGGTCCTCCAGCTCTCCCTGCCACCTCAGGCTCTCTCTGGCCTGGGCGCTGAGCTCGTCCACATACCCCTGCACCGGAGCTCcatgtgcagtgtttttatttgttgctatCAGCAGGGACGATGAATCCTTGGGGTTGTCTTTTTTGCTCCTCCGGCCACAGCCGGAGAGCCGTTCGACATCCTTCTTACTGGTACCTCTGAGCTTGGGCAGCTGGGGGGGCCGCGGCAAGGTCTCAGGAGGCAAAGATACAACCTGAGGTTTGTCTGGATGGAGGCAACATAAACACATTGGCTCATGTATACTGGCAAACAAAGCTGAGGGTTTAGATTACTAATGACCCCCTGAGTTGGAGGGCTGATGGTTTGGTTTACAGTAATGAGCTGTAATAGGCAGGTGACACTGGGGGCCTATTCTCTGATGACCTGTTCAACCCTGCAGGGAATCCTCTTCCATCACCACATAATACTCATACTCGTCTTTACATTGAGTACATCTGCAGTGACCTTCTCCGACCTGCCAAAGTGATGACACATTAGGGCCGCTTCATGctcttgttttttaaatgatccAAATGTGCAGCTTGACTGGAGGGAACTGTGCGGGatattttgtcactttcagGCGTCTCATTATGTGGCAGTTTTATATGAGAaggctttctgtgtttgttggcGACGCAGGAATTTTAGAGGATCTccttttaataaaaaaaagtggaacaataatttaatttcctttacCGCGACAAAGCCTTGAGTCTCAAGTGTAGATTTTAATCTTGCATTTTTGTGATGGGAATGCATCAGGATTTCATTGTTTCAGATTCCAGTCTGGTTTGTCTCGTCGTGTTGTGGGCAGTGGAGTCTCCACATGTAGTACATACATTTGAAGAAAGAATGTAAGGCTTTTAAGCAACTTTATGCATATTTGTATTGGAATAAAGAGCCAATATGCCCTTTTACAGCTTAAAGCAACCACATGGAATCCTTAAATACTGAACTGACAAAGCATATTGTTGCCCAATCTATCACCTTtctaacaaagacaaaaaactttAAAGAATGTATCACTGATAATAATATGACTATGATGCAATGGTCAATGAGCATGCTGGAACAGTAAGCAGgtctgttttactgttttactatactgtataataacccaaacaatataaaaactgtgaaaatactccaacAGAGATGATAAGTCTGGATTTTACTTTTACATATCAATAACATGCAGACTTTGAAAGGTAAAATCACTCATTTTGAAGAACGGTCCGTTTCTGAATGTTAGTTATTGTTGATGCAGTACTTTGCCGGTGGTACTTGGCTTGGTGCTGTTGGgtattttaaactttttcatgtttatgaGTTGTACAGATTTACTTGGTTGACTAACTGCTAAAGTAAGgataaaaaaattacaatatttccCCAAATGTAGGAATGGAAATAAGAGTCCTGGAGGTCAGTGATGTTTTTGATGtctaatgattgtttttgttattgataaatcttttgattcttttttctatgacaaaacagttttgaaaatgtccatcacaaaaGCCtgaggtgatgtcttcaaactgtgtgttttgtcagactAATcgtcaaaaataaaaataaaaccaaaataatatttaacatgGAGCAAACCTTCATATTTCAGAAGACTGAAGAAGTTTGATAACGGCTTTAGATTTCTGCTTCCCTTCATTTCAGAGGCGGTTATTATGCTGTATATTCTactacatttatctgaaagCTGTAGTTTGGGTGTTTACACATACACTGCATGTACAAAACCTACTGAATTTGTAAACTATGACGCACTGGTGCAGATATCGCAATTATGCCctgcacattaatgcatcacAGTTAAAgctttaatataatataaaacagacTGGAGAATTCACCACATATTGAGTACTTTTACCTTTGAAACTGTAAATGCAACTTACTGATGATACTCTCACCAAACTATTTCTCATTTCTTTAATCTGGTAGCTCTAACCTACTCTAACTGGCAgcaccatataaataaactgactgtGTTCAGCTACCTGTGTTTTCTGGAGGAGTGGCGGAAGCAgtggctttctttcttttcttcttcgtcttcttgtCAGAGCTCCTGGACGAGTGGAGCAGCTTACAGTTTCTGTCCTCCGGCATGATGTCCTCTTTAGTGCCCACagtgctgcagaaaacacatgcGCAGGCTAAACGAGTTAACCGAGTCTGAAGACGACTGTGCCTGGGGATAAAATGCTTCTCACATGAATCCTCTCACTTAGCCCACAGAAGGAATACTAGATTATTAAATTAACGTGTCTCtgaacttaaaaacaaaaaaagtagcCTGACCTTGAGCACAGGCCGTGGAAAATCTCATCAGCAGCTGTTGCTTCGCTCTGTGGTCCTTAAACAAGACAGCCGACTTTGCTTTTATATGCTTAAAATTCGTTAAAACCCACAGAAAAACGGTGGAAACTGCGGGATGCTGTGTGTAGCTACCTTTGAAGATTTGTTGTacgtgtttctttctttttccttttttttttccggGACGCGAATTTCCACAATCACGCTACACGACCTCGCTGTCCGCTGACgcgtctccatggcaacaggaCACGCCTCGAGCGGTTTAACTGTCGCTTTTTCACTTTGGGGAATAAAAAAAGGTCCCATGTGGACCTGCATCGTTCTTCTTAATAGTCTTACAAATctctcttattattattattaatgtgaaTAAATCAAGAGGTCAGTATGTTAaaatttttttgcaaaacacGACGAAATGTAAGCCTTGTTTTGCATCTAACCACAGGTGCAGAAGGCAGTGAAGTGCAGAGAAAACTAACACATGTAGTCTGTAGCGATTATAGATAGAATAATCAATCGTAAGGAGTAGGTCAGACGCTAAGATACATGCAGTAAGAACAGTATGATGAACATGCTGCGCTTACACATGGCAAAATATACAATGCGTGTGGGACtattaaaggattatcttattttataagTGGCCTGGCTTTTGTGAGATGTAATAGGCTATAGGCTTACGGAATGGACAGCTGGAGGTAGATTATGAATGCGGTACATACACTACAAATCAGCTATATACAGTAGTATGAATACAATATAGACGATAAAGCCTATACAAGATAGATTGTGGACAGTAATGTAGATGAATGAATACGCCACAGGTGAAATGGACAGCAGTACGAGTACTGTACAAAAGTGTACAGTAGAGGTCAGGTATGTACAGTATGAATAGAGGCTAAATGTGAAGTATACAGTAGCCTCCGTGCAGGTGTGTGGCAGTATTGAGTAAGCAGCTATGAGCCATATGTGCAgctatttcttctttcttcatttaaaGTGTAGAGACAGCTGAAAAACGACGACAGGGATTTACGGTAACGAGAGGTTATATAATATTGGTTATGCATATTTTGGCACCTTTAGGAAAGAGAATAATCCCACACGAAAAAAGTTCCTTCCTCAGCGTTACAGCGTCTAACTATCTCCTAATCTGGACACTATCCTAACCGGAAGGAGTTAAATGTTTGACCCCGACGTGATTTGAACACGCAACCTTCTGATCTGGAGTCAGACGCGCTACCGTTGCGCCACGAGGTCTGGACTGCAACAGTCGAAAAAACGCCATTAGACCTAAATATGACGTCACTGGTCTCTTGTAGTAGGCTTAACTCATCTTCATTGTAGATATAAAGTACCTTTTTACACTAATTTTGGCTTTAATGTAATCATGTTGCATCTTATGATGATGCAAAATATTGCTCAGTTGGTGTTCATCTGGTCTGGGTGTGAattctcccctcctcctgtcctttgtCCTTCCATTGCCATGTTTTTCCCCGTGGTTTTAGGTTGTTTTGCTAGTGAGCTTGCTGTAAGTTAGCAACTGCTTTTGTTGTGGGACTGCAGAACCTTTTAAAACTTTACATAAATACGTAAACAACTGTAGTCTGTAAGCACGGCTCAATAATAAGCGATGTCTTGTTCACCTAGGCCTGGGACAATTCAACGGACACCTAAAGCCCTCCGGTTGAGCAAACAAAATTTCAACTATATGCTTCCTGTCACCACAGTGAAATCAAATCTCGACACAAGCGAGCACACATGAAGACTGGATGAAACCAGAGCAGTGTGAGACCTGTTGGTCCTGACTATTTTAAGCCGTTGGATAAATGTGGGCAACGGTCCTTCAGTCACTGATGAGTTCTTTGAGTAAGTTGGTCAGAACTGGCCTTGAGCTGAAGCCAcaatgattttttatttttttttttaaaaaaagatgtagTTGCTAAGATGTAAACTCATGAAATACACATAAAATTGTAGATAAATTCAGTACACTCAATGGTTTAGATTTTTAGACAAGACTTTGTTGCGGTTACACAAAGGGATCAATTACATGCATAAAAAAGGACCATCATACAGCGTGAAGGAAATACAACAACGTCACAATTGAGAGCTGAGGTGTGTGTCTCTTTCGTCTGATGTTCAGTGTCCAGCTTTGTCTTTTCAGTCACAATTTGCTTTAAGACCACAATTCGACCCGACTTGGTCTGGTATGACCAGTAGGCTATGGTGGCTATAGTTAAATATGGCATAACTGACATTACAGAGTCAGTTTGCTACCTTTTTAACTCTTCTCTACTTATTAGTATTTACCATTGTTCCATAAATGCCACTTGTGGCCACACTGACAGCTGTTATTTCCATAGTCTCACTTTAAACCAcatttaaacctgcaataacAGACTTCATGGATCTACTGTCAGTCCTATATTCATTCTCCTTTCATCTCTTTTGGTCTCCTCAAACatctgagggggaaaaaaaatcccattatTTTTTCTGCTAAGTGCTCCCCTGTGTTCACCAGTTAGCcactaactttgtctgtctgatgtTTGTTGCTGAGCAGAGAGGGTTTTAGAGcttttttgtctgaaaacaaataagataagaaCCAAAGCaatgaactgaaactgactATAGAGCTGGGTGATAACCCTCTGTGGGTTTGTGACTACGAGTGACACTTTCCGCAAGCAGCCATGTGATCAAAAGTTAATAACATAATGCTGATTGCAGCAGCTTTAAAAGCAGTGTCAaggcacatactgtataccTCTCTTCCCCATTACCGAAACAAtt
Encoded here:
- the c14h17orf97 gene encoding protein LIAT1; amino-acid sequence: MPEDRNCKLLHSSRSSDKKTKKKRKKATASATPPENTDKPQVVSLPPETLPRPPQLPKLRGTSKKDVERLSGCGRRSKKDNPKDSSSLLIATNKNTAHGAPVQGYVDELSAQARESLRWQGELEDPQAEEKRLELYRANRRQRYISHKEALLKEAQYALKQTFLKESKEIKALTGCDQQEQRLN